One Drechmeria coniospora strain ARSEF 6962 chromosome 01, whole genome shotgun sequence genomic region harbors:
- a CDS encoding ATP-dependent RNA helicase DBP7: MADDGMLLNFELSSEPYKAGVKFKGGRWRERKRAERVARNGPSIPATAYSGGDEELRSTKRRRVDEDSGHHQSHTPGTQSKRFESLAHDGGPSSHSSRPHKPARADGDASRGPRQVISRLFSFNPTQATAAEDEVEWVAPEATNAPLADVANFGSLTLSSRLVDELTKMKLERPTAIQQKVIPHLLTSSSDAFVQAETGSGKTFSYLLPMIHRILLLSNSGKQIHRDSGVFAIIVSPTRELARQVHTVLEQLIRPFPWLVSTAITGGESKKAEKARIRKGVNFLVATPGRLADHIDNTKALNLGTVRWLIMDEGDRLMDLGFEEDLKKAITRLRDIPIVQRTEDGTPLDKLPERRVTVLCSATMKMNVQKLGEMSLADATFLAAEKGDEDPTIEMAVHKAPAQLHQYYTVVPSKLRLVTLIAYLKSVFSRRGRTMKAVIFMSCADSVDFHYEMLRDPAVTDPPASATKEAELVSKTVSKAAYFTTAASPEVMMHRMHGSLSQPVRTATIRSFSECKTPSLLVTTDVSSRGLDIPAVDLVIEYDPAFSFSDHIHRVGRTARAGRPGDALLFLLPGPEEGYIELLKSSTPPSSQSHESILKKGFMAKLEFPVTTQAKPEDDESYHGKAETLQLHLEQRLLIDSKRLELARNGFKSHIRAYATHVKDERVHFDMTQMHLGHVAKSFGLREAPGGIGSGIERKSKKGRRDSSKADDTTKEQKPGGDVIKRKSAMLMRAVADEFNIG, encoded by the coding sequence atggccgacgatggcatgcTGTTGAATTTCGAACTCTCCTCCGAACCCTACAAGGCCGGTGTCAAGTTCAAAGGCGGTCGGTGGCGAGAGAGGAAGCGTGCGGAACGAGTGGCCCGGAATGGACCTTCGATTCCGGCAACCGCGTACAGCGGCGGGGACGAAGAACTGAGGTCGACGAAGCGTCGTCGGGTTGATGAAGATTCTGGTCATCACCAGTCCCACACACCGGGAACCCAATCCAAGAGATTCGAGTCTCTCGCACACGACGGCGGTCCTTCCTCGCACTCCTCACGACCTCACAAGCCGGCCCGAGCCGATGGAGACGCAAGCCGAGGCCCGCGCCAGGTTATTTCACGACTTTTCTCCTTCAACCCAACACAGGCgaccgcggccgaggacgaagtAGAATGGGTTGCACCAGAGGCGACGAATGcaccgctcgccgacgtggccaacTTTGGCTCCCTCACACTGTCGTcccggctcgtcgacgaactGACGAAAATGAAGCTCgaacggccgacggcgatccAGCAGAAAGTGATACCGCACCTGCTCACCAGCAGCTCGGACGCCTTTGTGCAAGCGGAAACCGGCTCCGGCAAGACATTCTCCTACCTGCTACCCATGATTCATCGAATTCTGCTCCTCAGCAATTCCGGCAAGCAAATCCATCGAGACTCTGGCGTCTTTGCCATCATCGTCTCGCCCACCCGCGAACTGGCGAGGCAGGTTCACACggtcctcgagcagctcatACGGCCCTTCCCCTGGCTCGTCTCCACCGCCATCACCGGTGGAGAGTCCAAGAAAGCGGAAAAGGCAAGAATACGAAAGGGCGTCAACTTTCTCGTCGCGACCCCCGGTCGGCTCGCCGATCATATTGACAACACAAAGGCCCTCAACCTGGGCACCGTACGCTGGCTCATCATGGACGAAGGTGACCGTCTGATGGATCTCGGCTTCGAGGAAGACCTGAAAAAGGCCATAACTCGCCTCCGGGACATTCCCATCGTGCAgaggacggaggacggaACGCCTCTCGACAAGCTGCCAGAGAGGCGTGTCACCGTTCTCTGCTCGGCCACGATGAAGATGAATGTGCAGAAGCTCGGAGAGATGAGTCTGGCGGACGCGACATTTCTGGCGGCCGAaaagggcgacgaggatccGACCATCGAAATGGCAGTCCACAAGGCTCCCGCGCAGCTGCATCAATACTACACCGTGGTTCCCTCCAAGCTCCGCTTGGTCACCCTCATCGCCTACCTCAAGTCCGTCTTTTCCCGTCGAGGGCGCACGATGAAGGCCGTCATCTTCATGTCTTGCGCCGATTCCGTCGATTTTCACTACGAGATGTTGAGGGATCCGGCCGTGACGGAcccgccggcatcggcgacaaAGGAAGCGGAGCTCGTTTCCAAGACCGTGTCCAAGGCAGCTTACTTTACGACCGCGGCGAGTCCGGAAGTCATGATGCACAGGATGCATGGCTCGCTCAGCCAACCGGTCCGCACGGCAACCATCCGTTCGTTTTCCGAGTGCAAGACGCCGTCGCTGCTCGTCACGACGGACGTTTCGTCGCGAGGATTGGATATTCCGGCGGTCGATCTCGTCATCGAGTACGATCCGGCCTTTAGCTTTTCCGATCACATCCATCGCGTAGGTCGAACCGCGCGTGCCGGCCGTCCCGGTGACGCCTTGTTGTTTCTCCTTCCGGGCCCAGAAGAAGGGTATATCGAGCTCCTaaagtcgtcgacgccgccgtcgtcccaaTCACACGAGTCCATACTGAAGAAGGGTTTCATGGCGAAGTTGGAGTTTCCGGTGACGACGCAAGCAAAGCCTGAAGATGATGAATCATACCACGGCAAGGCAGAGACGCTGCAGCTTCACCTCGAGCAACGGTTGCTCATCGACAGCAAGCGGCTCGAATTGGCACGCAACGGATTCAAATCGCACATCAGGGCATACGCAACCCATGTCAAGGATGAGCGAGTCCATTTTGACATGACGCAGATGCACCTAGGGCACGTGGCCAAAAGCTTCGGCCTTCGAGAGGCACCCGGTGGCATCGGGTCGGGCATCGAACGCAAGTCCAAGAAGGGTCGCCGGGACTCctccaaggccgacgacacgACGAAGGAGCAAAAGCCAGGAGGAGACGTCATCAAGCGCAAGAGCGCCATGCTGATGCGCGCAGTTGCCGACGAGTTCAACATTGGCTAA